In the genome of bacterium, one region contains:
- a CDS encoding Mrp/NBP35 family ATP-binding protein, translated as MAEVKEDNVRERMSKIKHKILVMSGKGGVGKTTVSVNMAYLLASKGNKVGLLDVDLHGPNVVKMLGLEDKELVTNNTEIMPVEAEYGLKVISMASLLKNPDEPVIWRGPLKMGAIKQFLSDVNWGDLDYLIIDSPPGTGDEPLSICQLIENIDGVVIVTTPQDVAIMDSKRAVGFAQKLNIPIIGIIENMSGFTCPHCKKNINIFKKGGAKKTAEYLEVRFLGSISFSPKMVELSDEGIPFTSISEKDSVTNGEFVKIVEKIKDSVEK; from the coding sequence ATGGCAGAAGTAAAAGAAGATAATGTTAGAGAACGTATGAGTAAAATTAAACACAAGATTCTTGTTATGAGCGGTAAAGGAGGGGTCGGTAAAACAACAGTATCTGTTAATATGGCATACTTGTTGGCTTCAAAAGGTAATAAGGTTGGTCTGCTGGACGTTGACCTTCATGGACCTAACGTCGTAAAGATGCTTGGCCTCGAAGATAAAGAACTTGTAACAAATAATACCGAAATAATGCCTGTTGAAGCTGAATATGGTCTTAAGGTAATAAGTATGGCTTCTCTGCTTAAAAATCCTGATGAACCAGTTATTTGGCGCGGACCTTTAAAGATGGGTGCAATAAAGCAGTTTTTGAGTGATGTGAATTGGGGTGATTTGGATTACCTTATTATAGATTCCCCACCGGGTACAGGTGATGAACCTTTAAGTATCTGCCAATTAATAGAAAATATTGATGGAGTGGTAATTGTTACGACTCCTCAGGATGTTGCAATAATGGATTCTAAGAGAGCTGTTGGATTTGCTCAGAAACTTAATATTCCTATTATTGGTATTATAGAGAATATGAGTGGTTTTACTTGTCCACATTGTAAAAAGAATATCAATATTTTTAAGAAAGGTGGAGCTAAAAAGACTGCTGAATACCTTGAAGTACGTTTTCTTGGCAGCATCTCTTTTTCGCCTAAAATGGTAGAATTATCAGATGAAGGTATTCCTTTTACATCAATTTCTGAAAAAGATTCTGTTACAAATGGAGAGTTTGTAAAAATAGTTGAAAAAATCAAAGATTCTGTAGAAAAATAA
- a CDS encoding ATP-binding protein codes for MKKILVISGKGGTGKTILTASFASIAKNKIIVDCDVDAANLYLLLNPVIRKKEVFMGGNEAKIDQEKCTKCGRCVEICRFEAINVTSDGKNKSYTIDPLSCEGCGACFYGCPAEAISLEEQKNGDWFISDTSYGPFVFAKLDIAAENSGRLVSKIKEEASKLSRGWKYDYTILDGPPGIGCPVIASLSGVDLAVLVTEPTLSGMSDVERVMKVAEHFGVETKVVINKYDINIENSKTIEDICANKGIQIAGKIPFSENVPKSIVKRIPYVEFADDLVSDKIREVWANISKVD; via the coding sequence ATGAAAAAAATACTTGTTATAAGCGGAAAAGGAGGTACAGGGAAAACAATTCTTACAGCTTCGTTTGCTTCTATTGCAAAGAATAAGATTATTGTTGACTGTGACGTAGATGCTGCCAACCTATATCTTCTTTTAAATCCCGTTATAAGAAAAAAAGAAGTTTTTATGGGAGGTAATGAAGCAAAGATTGACCAAGAAAAATGTACAAAATGTGGTAGATGTGTCGAGATTTGTAGGTTTGAGGCAATAAATGTTACCTCTGATGGTAAAAACAAAAGTTATACAATAGACCCTCTTTCCTGTGAAGGTTGTGGAGCTTGTTTTTATGGATGTCCTGCTGAAGCAATAAGTTTGGAAGAACAGAAAAATGGAGATTGGTTTATTTCAGATACATCTTATGGTCCCTTTGTTTTTGCTAAACTTGATATTGCAGCAGAAAATTCTGGTAGACTTGTTTCAAAAATAAAAGAAGAGGCTTCTAAACTTAGTAGAGGTTGGAAATACGATTATACTATTTTAGACGGCCCTCCGGGTATAGGTTGCCCTGTGATAGCGTCATTGTCGGGGGTTGACCTTGCAGTTTTGGTAACAGAACCAACCCTTTCTGGAATGAGCGATGTGGAAAGAGTAATGAAGGTTGCTGAACATTTTGGTGTTGAAACAAAAGTTGTTATAAATAAGTACGATATAAACATTGAAAACTCTAAAACAATTGAAGATATATGTGCAAATAAAGGAATTCAAATAGCTGGTAAAATACCTTTCTCGGAAAACGTTCCAAAATCTATAGTTAAAAGAATTCCTTATGTTGAATTTGCTGATGACTTAGTTTCAGATAAAATTAGAGAGGTCTGGGCAAATATATCTAAGGTGGATTAA